The DNA segment CAGAAAACCAGCAACAGACATTTTTCAAGCTAGTCCACAGTGCTGGgcaacattttcagaaaacctCAAAGTTTCATTCTCAAGCAAAACTTTGATTTGGGTCCACACAACGTGTTCATGGCCCTGACCCCCAGCTGGGCGTATGAAGTCCCACTGTCTGTTAATGCTATCTTATGTTTCCATGTGTTAGGAGCTAAATAGCTTCTGGATCTGGCCTTCTGGAGCTAAGGAGTCATACATTTCCAGCAAAGCTCTGGATCTTATtagatggataaggaattggctggatggctgcACCCAAGGAGTCACATTAAATAGCTCAATGTCCATATGGAAATCAGTAATGTGTGGTGTCCCTCAGGAGTCCATACTGAGATCTATACTATTTAATATCTACATCAGAAACATAAGACAGTGGGATTGAGCGCACCTGCAGATTGGTCTCATCTACAGGCTTGCTGAGTGCTGCAGCTGACTCGCTTGAGGGAAAcgatgccatccagaggggcctgcacaggctggaggagcaggctgtgcaaacctcatgagTTCAACAAGAGtaagtgcaaggtcctgctcCTGGGTCAGTACAATCCCCAGTATCAATAGACTGGGGGATGAATGGACtagagcagccctgtggaggacttggggatactggTAGGTGACAAATgggacatgagccagcaatgtgcactcacagcTCTGAAAGCCAAGTGTGTCTtgggctgcatcaccagcagcatggctagcaggtcgagggaggggattctccccctctgctccacacTCATGAGACTCGCCCCTGGAgcactgcctccagctctggcaTCCTCGGCACTAGATGGACACAGACCTGTTAGAGTGGGTCCAGGGGAGGCCACGGAAATGTCCAAAGGGCTGGAACAGCTCTTCTATGAAaagaggctgagggagttggaggtgttcagcctgaagaagagaaggctctgagaAGACCTTAGTGCAacctttcaatatataaagagagcttataagaaagatggagagagactttttaccagggcctgtcATGACAGGACAGGAGGCAAGGGTTTTAAACTCAAAGAGGGTGGTTTTAGATTGaacacaaagaagaaatgtgttatgatgagggtggtgggacactgaaacaagctgcccagagaagctgtggatgccccgtccctggaagGGCTCAGGGCCACtttggacagggctttgagtAGCCTGGTCTAGTGCAAAGTGTCCCTGTCCATGACTGGGTGTTTTGAGTGGGAGATCTTTGAAGGTCTCTCAATATTACCACCTCCTGCCTCTCTGGATTACACCTACCAGGAAATAAAACAGGTAGATACGGAAGGAACTTTAGCCGCAGGCTGTTCAACATGGAGAACAACCCAATACAGAAAATGAATGCACACTCTTGAACAAGTTACATGGAGCAGCATACCTGAGGCTGAAGCACCCAGGCTGCACTGTCTTACCAACAATGCCAGGGCAAGCATTGCCCCAGGCACAGATCAGCTCTGCGGGACTGCAGCATGCAGAGTcacataaaaccagaaagaaagagaattgCTCCCAAGGCGGGGGTCTCTGGGTGAGAGGgctgttctgctgctggagTCAATGCAGAGAAAGGTCAGTGCCACCCTGGCCACAGCTCTGGGTAGCAAGCTGGCCACACTCTTGGTGCCAGGGGAGTTGCTGGGCCAGCATGGAAGCTCACGCAGGATAGGCACGGATGTGCAGCAGGGAGCAAACtttgctcctctgctgctggcgACAGTTGTGCCAGAAACCTGGCTCTGACGGGCTCTGCATTGCACTGGCACACCCAGACCCATCTGAGAGCACAGCCAcgggctctgctccccccaAAATCCACACCCGGGGCTGAAGTTCACTCTTGACAGTCTCTGAAACAGGGCTGTaaacaggctgcagcagggacacaaAGCCTCCATTCAAAACCAAGAGATCCATGTGCCACCTGGTGTCCAAAAGCAGGTCTGCACCGCGACCCGAATAGCTGAGAGATGGAGGGTTATAACCTgtctaaaatataaatatcacCACTATCGGGACAAGCATCTCCCTactctgctgcagaaacactGAGTGCCACCTTTCCTATCCTACACACCTGCAGGTTAGAGCACAGCAACACCGACCTCCAGGAAACACTTGTATGTTTTCCTTCACACAGGTTAATTCTGACTGCCTGGCTCTAAGTCCTACAGGCAGCTTGAACTATGAAACTTagttacaaaataaatcaggaCGCTCAGAAAAACAGCCTTCAActtcaaaatcaaaagaagGGGCACACAATGCAGATGCTTACAGtaccagcagcaaagcaaggagctgctgataaaaaagcagcataaaatgGCCTTCAAGGGAAATCTTGCTGTCCCAGCAGCTGATGTCACCACCGAGGCAGGTCCTGGGCCGTGCCCTTTGGCAGCCAGAAGAGTTGGGGTGGCCCTGGGGCAAAACACCAGGCAAGAGCCACACGCTTTGGGGACAATGGATTCCTTCTGACAACCACGCAGTTTTCTTCCCCGTCCAAGAAGAAAAACTCAAAGCTATGAGACATTTCTCCCCTTTCACTTTTTTAAGGCATATAAGGTTGGGGATGCCTGTGTACATTGCCTTTCAAGCCTTCCAATTCATACATCCCCTGTGTTGCACAGGCGCAGGGCTTGCCCTAAGGGCTGGCACATAACACAGTCCCAAACCCTGCCCTCAGGGCAAGGGCAAATCCTCTCCAAAGGGCAGGGCCTGGAGCTTTGGGCAGAGCAAAGGGCAGAGACTGTGGGGGCAGAAGCACTCCCTTTCCTCAggagatgcacacacacagcacctgggtcctgctgctctcctgcctcgACTGAAAAGGTGAGGAAATATTTCCGTAAGTGTTTAAGAGTGAGAGAGATGTTACAGAGAGCACTCAGAGACGAGGGGCAAGAGCCCCAACATCTACCTGGTAATGAAGGAGCAAGTGGGAGGAAGGAATACCAGCGAGAAAAGCAGTAACTGGCTGTACGTGGTGCCCAGCAGGCATCTTCGCCAGGCAGCCTACCCTTAACACAACTGTTGGGACAGGTAATCAAGCAGAAATGAGAGGGATGGTACAGAAAGCAAGCGCAAAGCACAGTATCCATACTCAAGAGGATGTAAGGCGGAGACAGTAGAACAGCGAGTGTCACACCACACCGTGCAGTATCTTGCTACGACCACAAACGCTGCCTACAGCTGACCTGGCTCTGCCTCTCAGGCTGCTCCTGAGTCACACCGAGATGCAGGCATCATGCAGCTGTGGCTTAGCCAGGAgatccctccctcccctcaccATCCAGAAGGGCCTCCAGGTCTTCAGGAGATCTTACTAAGGACTGCCAGCTTACATAGGAGAGACACCTTAGGTCAGTGATGAAGACCATCCAACCAGAGCTGTTAAAGGTGGCAGAGGAAAACATGTGCCAGCATGCTGCAAGCTGGACTCCTGCACTGTTTCCGGAGGATTTCAGGGCCCTGTGTGTTCTGCCCTGCCCTCTCTGCATGCAGAGGCAAAGAAGAAATCACCTCCCTTCCACAGAAAACTGGCTTTTCTATAAAGTACAGAAAGCAGGGCCATGAAACTCCTCAGACATGAAACTCAGGGTGATGTGAGATGAGACGCAAGGGAAAGGACAAATTTTCTGGGGTGAAAGAACAAGGTGGAAGGTGGTCTTTAAAAATGTAGGTCCTACCTTAGTCCAGTGTGGCCTTCACCATTGTATGGCTGGCTGAGAATCTTCTTTGGAGATGATCCCCatggaagcagcagaggtgCATAGGCTCCCCTGAGTCTGAAGCCAAGAGCAGGAGGGGGAATACCCATTCCTCATGGAGATGGAGGTGGTGGTATGCCAGAACAACTTAAGAGCAGAGGAACTGGTGGGAAGTCTCCAGAAACAGTCTCTGGtagtgggtgggtggtggtggctggatgctccctgcagtgcctggaagcaaagctgcaggcagggaagaagagtCTGAAGCCATTTCTCTCTTGGTGTCTTCAAGATCTTCATTCAGCCTCTCTATCTGAAGCAGAAACAAGAACATGCCAGTGTTCAGCTCATGCTCAGTTGCCCAAACAATGTACCACCCTGAAGCACATACCAAATGATCAGGTCTACCTCAAATCCCCATCTTTCTACTCACAAGATGCCGCCAACTTCCCTTATCatgaaaaacaagcagaaggcagcattAACAGGTGACCCATACCATCACTTGGTGACTTGATACCTTCCTCCCATGagctgagagaaggaaaaatgctgCAGGGTGACCTCAGAAGATGTCTGGTGAGCAAGCTACAGCTGGAAGCACAATAGTGAAGTAGAGTCTGCTCCCAACCCCAAAAGTCAGTGGTTGAAACAGGCCTCAGAGACGTTTTGTGGTTTATTAGGTTTGTCTCAACTGTTAGGGAGCTGGCAAATATGTATGAAGGCATCCCAGCGATCTGTCCATGAAGATCAAACAGGGTGCTAGAGATGCACTGTGTAGTGCTGAAAGAAAACCCCAGTTTTTTGTTTGCACCATCCTAGTGTCAGTGAGGATAAACAGGGAAGAAAGCCTGAGAAGCGCAAACCACAGACTTGTAGTCAGGAGCCTGCTTGGTCCCTACCAAGCCAGgctttgcctttctgctttccatgaCAGCAGCTCCTGAAAGGCTTTGGATCCCACCCTTGGGCATCCACCCAttgaaacctgaaaataaacagcattacTTGATTATTAAAATGCACAAGCACAACTTCATGTACTACACACACTCCCAGCGTCATTTTGGATTTTTATGACCTCACAGGGGCACATTTTCACCCCATCCGTCAGCTGGGTGCTGTAACAGGAGTGCAAACACCTCCTACTCCAGCTTTTGATGTAGAAGGGGCTTTAGGATACTGGGCTGATCCATTAAGCCAAACTGAGCAACAACGACGGCTAAACTTGGTATTTCTAGAGTgtcctgaaaatgcaaaattaaaggGCAAGAATGAAAACATAGAATGGGAATTATTTACGcgttttttttgcagaaaggcTGTCGCACCAGATATGAGTATTAATGAGGCCCAGCTTCCCAGCTACCCCCAGGGGAGGGGCACACGTCCCCAGCACCTCTCTTGGGTCCCCAGGCTGGGCTAGGGTGCAAGagagcaacaaaagaaaaactgtgagaggaaaaaacatggTCTAGCACCCAAGATCGTTTTTGCCCTCtcctgagccctgctgcccatCCACCACTGTGACTCAGCACAGCCCAGTGCTGTAGAAACTGCCACCGTGACTCAGCACAGCCTGGTGCTGTAGAAACTGCCGATGATGCTTCTGTGATGTGCAAGGGTATGTCCTCAAACGTTTCCTACAGATAATTAAATCAGGCCTCACTTAATTTCAGTCACTGCCAGCCCATCCTGTTTTAAGGAACACCCTAGCAGTCGTCCGGCGCCGGCTCCATCTTGCcacccagcaggcaggaggtgcAGGTTTGCCACCTTACCTGGGACACGGAGGCGGGTGCAGGGCTCGCCCTGGGCTCACCCTGGCACTGTGTCCATGACTGGCCAAGGCCAGGGATAAATGCTGGTCTAATGCAGCTCCAGTAGCCCTGCAATATCAGATAGCAAGTGTAGTGcggtttcttatttttaatagctctgCTCCAGTGGGAAAATacaacagtggggaaaaaaaagagtatctcTACAGACTGAACCTGTTTTCTTAGCCATTTTCCCAaatcaaggaaaacaaatccaCCCTTAGAAACCCAGGTAAGACGATAATCCCAGTTTCCAGCCCTATTTCAAAATGCAGGACTGAGCAGTGCtctgaaaagagaaagcctGGACAGTGCTGTGAGGTTTGCAAGGCAAGGGCATTCCCACCTTCATACGtaagaaagaatttaaagagggaattattttatttttcaaaagccaaCACTTCCTGCTACCCAAGGTGGGAGCCTGGATTCCTCCTGTAATCAGTTTTGCTGCAGAGGGTGATGACAGAAGCAGAGGCAACAAGCCAGCTGTCTGACACCAGGTGAGATGGTAAGCCAGAATAAAACACATCTCCTTTCTACTGGGgcacaaacactttttttcagaagtccaGCTAGTCAATGGagcagcattttctgtcttctacttTGTAAAGAACATTTTATGGGCTACAGAATACTAGAAACAAATACAGCTGACCAAAGAGGGGTCAGAGTAAGGTCCACCTAGCCCAGTGTCCACTCTGCCGTGGCCAAATAATAAATGTAGGAATGGTACAAGCACAGAGTAAGTACACAACAGTGTTTCTCCAGAGCATGCACCCAGTCACCCACAATTTGCACCCAGGAGTGTCTTTGTATTAACAAACCTGAAATTCCATCCCCCATTCCAATCCCTTTTGGAAGCCACGTTCATGGCCACATTAAAAAGCTTGTATGGCTCAACTAGATGTGTGCAAAGCGACCTCTTCCTTTTGGGTTGACCCCTTGGTAGTTTCATTTGATGCTCCTTTAATATGTAACAGTTGGAGAAACTGTGTTCAACACTCCTGATTCTATAAACCTTACggcttctttctttcccagctcAGTTCTCTCCCCAGCTGATGGATCCTCATCCATGGAGTTATTCCTCATATAGGAGCTGTGCTATACCTTTGATCACCACTCTCCACACCTAGTCTAATTCTACCGTAACTTATTTCTCTGGGCACCTAGCAGGAGTAACATTGACTTACTGTCTGCTTCACACTGGAGTTACATGAACTAAAAACCAGTCACCAACAAGGCCTTTAGGAAAGTGAGACTGCAAAGAGCAGGCTCTTACAGAAACTGCAACTCAAAGAAACCAcggtatttaaaacaaatgcaggtTAAGGTTTTTGAatcagctctgcagcttcctgcaaAGCTTTTACTGGACTCACAGGCAGAAGCAAGAGTGTCCACCAGCCCACCTGCCCTGTTGTGAGGCAATTCAGGGTACTCTCCTCATTGTGCACTGATGTTGAAAACTCACCAGCATATACTCTGAGGAGCTGAATGCCCTCCATTCAGACGGCAGAGGATGCTACCCTGCCAGGGATGATAAGCATGTTCTCAGTCCTTGGGAGTACAGGAGCCAAAAAGGTGTGAGTATTAAACAGACGAACAACAGAACAGGTCAGGTAAGAAAAATACTGCCTCTTCATTTAATGTTTAAAGACATcagtaaacaaacagaacagtaCAGACAGTCAGAGGCTAAACCCCTCCCGCCTCCCCAAATGGCACACTCCAAACCATGACAGGTACCAGGTGATaactggaggaggagcagcaaagTCTGGGATTTGAGAGACAGCTGAGAGAAATCTGCTGTGTGAGGGCAAGATGACAGGACTTGGGAGGAAGCAGCTTCCCTCAACCACGAGCAGAGCGATGTCTCCTGGGCACAGTCAAGAGGGAATGGCTTCCACTCCGAGCAAGCAGTCTCAATCTCTTGCTAACACATAGAAGGACCATGTGTGAACTTGGAAAACACAGCTGGAAGCTATATTAGAGGTGCAAGACACACTATTTACTGACCTTGGCAGCCAAACCTCTGTTCCACAGTGATTTTAGCCTCttgaagaataaagaaaacaggGAAGTTAGGTCCAACTTGGCAAAGTGTTTGCAGTACTCTTGTGAACGCAAAACTGAGTAGTGGGGGGAAAGAACAAGACTATGCTTTGCATACATTCTTCCATCCTGCTCCATCAAGATGCTCCCTGCTCCAGGGACATTCCTGACTGCTATCCCACAACTGGCCTTGTCTTCTCGAGTAGTTTTTCTTGAGCTGTGGAGCATCAGATGGTTAGAAGAGACATCAGGAAGCAACTCTCAGTGCAGGCTTCAGAGGGCAGTTGACTGGGTACCTGAGTGGAGGGCCAGGGAGAGCAGGATGTATCAGGTGTTGCTGCTGAAGAGAGGCAGAGATTGTAGGCACAactgctccagctcccaccTTGCTGGCAGAAGCCTGCACAGGAGTTACAGGTGAACAAACCAGCACAGGTCAGCCTCTGaaggcagctgcacagctgccagCCAGTGCACAGCACAGATTTGAGCGCTACTTCCAATTTCCATTTCCCAGAGTTGGAACCCAGCTGGAACCATGACACGTGGTGGAAAGCAAGGAACACATTTTACTGCTCTCTGCCTCTCCAAGTAGTAGAAGCCTGCAGTGGTGTTGTTTCTGCTGCCACCACATGCAATCAGATACGAAGGGAGGGCTAAGTGGCTCCTGCATGGCCCAGTTACCTGCTCCAAGCACCCATGTCCAATGTGGGACCCCCCACAGTCCAGAGCCCCACACCAGAGCCCTCAGATCTCAACGTCACTCTCTTTGTCGTTATCGTGGTCACCATCATAAAACTCGTTGGCAGCTTCTGGCCTGGGGGAAAGACAATCACCATCAGTGAGAAGAGCCCTGGCACCCTCATGGCCAGAGAAGAACGCCTAGGTCACACCGCTAGTCAGAAGATGCCCTGCAATCAAACACCCCATGAACTATTACGTGAGGAGACCACACATTTCTAGAGAGGCGCTCCCTGGATAAAACCAGAGACTCAGAAGTGACTTGGTATCTGTTCTAGGAAACAGATGGTCTCTAGTATATGATCTGCCCATCCTGGCAGGGACAGAAACTGAAGCCCGTTTCTCCAGAACAAGATCTGGTACCTGCTGTAGTTTTCCTCAGAGCCTCTTTCCTCTGGATCAGGCTCATCAGTGCGATCGTAGCTGAGCAAGTCAGAAGGGACATCATGGATCTGCACACTGGGAGCATGgttcagcattttcagattCTCAAATATCGTCTGCCTGATCTGATCCAAGTACtacatggaaaaaacagagggaTCGCCACAGTGAGATCTGGCAGTCTACATAGAGTTACAACTGTTAGCACTGCTACCTGCCTGCATCATCTATGTGGTGGCTATGAGAAACAAGTTTGTGCAAAAAGCTATTTATCAGAGCAGAGGAGGTAGGAGAGTTCATTCCATCAATGAAACTCACACAGAAACCAGTAAAACAATGCAGCAAGGTTCTCAAATGCTATGAGACTGACACCCCAGAGGAAAggttctgctttcttttgccaGTTTTCTGCCCCGCAAGAATTCCTTGCCTGCACTCTACTTCGTTTCACAGGAGAGAGCATCAACCACAGGGTTTTGGAAGTACATTGGTGATACTGTAATAAGGCTGCAAGCACTCACCTGCCTGGAGTTCTGATTTTCAATCCTTGTACTGACGTCAGGATGAAGGGTGAAGTCTGGAGCAAAGTATTCAAAGTACTCTGTAATGGAATGAGCCAGAGTTACAGCAGAGAGACGAGGGAGCCAGCCCAGattgctctgcagagcagagcttgcTCTCTCACCACGCTAGAAGTGACCAGACCCTAAAAAACAGAGTGATGTACATCTCTGCAACCACAGGGAATTATATGAAACAGGGCAAGCAAAACTAACGCTCACGTCACTGAATAGAAAATGATCCAAATGAAATGATACATGACACAGTAAGAGTGTGTCTGCCCAGCAAAGTCTACAAGTGGGTGGCAGGAGAGGACTAAGGCCATCTCTAAGATCAGAAATAGAAGTGTTAATCCTTCAGTTGATATAACAAATACTTTAGCTCAgctaatgaggaaaaaatggaatTCCAACTTACCGCTGTACGGGAGCTCTTCGCTAATTGCTTCATCTACAAGCAATGATGTTTCGTAAGTCCTGAAAACATGGAATAAGATGAGCTCAGTCCAGAGAAAATCACACAGTGCACGCAGGGACAAAGCCCACAGGCAACTGCTGAGTCAGTGACGTTCAACAAGCAGAGAAGAGACTCACCAGCATCGTGCCACGTTGCGGACTGTGTAACCACCTCCTCCCAGTACCAGCAAGGGGATGTTGAAGCTCTTAACATACTCCACACACTCTCTagaaaccccaaacaaaaaaatgccaaagcTGTTAACTGCAGCACACATTCACGTGTCAGAAACGCTGCTGTGCGCTCAAGCACCACCATGGCTGGATACACCTGGAGTTCAGGGCTTCCACCAAGGGAGCCAGAACAACATGCTACTCTGTGAACCACCTGCTCTGCAGTGCCTTGTACAAAGCTCATTCTGAGATCTCCTCCTGTCACACAagtgttaaaaaacccaaaaaattgctggtgctgctgaaggCCAAAGCTCAAGCCTCACAGCAGAGGAGACATTAGAGCCCTTCAGACTAAAGGATGGTCTTTCAACAaactgctctgccccagccccgctgtACTTACCCATGTCCTCTTATACTGAGGTTAAAACAACCCAAACGGTCACAACCGAGAGAATCAGCACCACactggggaagagaaaaagaacgGCTGAATTTCTGACACTGAGGCACTGCTTTCCAGACATGTATCagtgtccccccacccctggcCATCCTCATTCACCAGAGGGTACAGACAGCAGCTCAGCTAGGACACACCAACCCCGATTCCCCGGGAACAGAAGGTAACATGTTGATAGCAGCCCCCTCCAACCTACAGCCTCTGAAAGGGATGGACATACGCAGAGGCTTGCTTTCTTACCTGCAGTACTATGCAGGTGGGCTGATAGTAATCTACCACCTGGTTAATGACTGGCTGGAAGAGGTGTTTATAACCTTTGGAGAGAAAGGCAGATTTGTCATGGCTCTGGAGCAGGAGGACTAGCAAATGCCTGGGCAAGGGGAAATGCCATGCAACACCTACTTTGGTCATCAATGCCATCTCGTAGAGGCACGTTGAGACAGTAGTAACGACCGCTCTCTGCACCAACTTCATACATGTCACCTGGCCAGGGAAAGACAGGAGAATCACAACAGCTCTGAGACTTCAGAGGTGTGGAAAGGCCAAATCTGGTCTGGGTTGAGATCTCTTAACCTAGCTAGGATCcctttttcttacaaataacTACACTTCTGTTACCCTCTAGCTGATTTTCCAAGCCCTTTCTTCACCATTTCTCCCTGAAGCTTTGATTTCATGATTTCACACTTTTACACTCCAGCAGAGCTTTCAAAGGATTCTGAAGCAAGGCCAGGTTCACACTACAAGGGAAAATACATACCTGTACCAGGAAAGAAATAGTTCCCATATTTGTGAAAGGACACTGTCATGACACGGTCCGTCAAGTAGAAAGCCTCCTGCACACCATCTCCATGATGGATATCAATATCAATGTACAGAACGCGTGGATGATACCTGTTGAATATATGAGGAAAACCAGCATTAGTGTCTGCACCATACCCAACCTCACTATCCCCCACATGCCTCAGTATCACCTGGTGCTCTGAAAACCACCACTGACACCTACCTGCAAGTCCACTTGCCAAAAGAACTTGCCTGTCCCATCTGAGGCATATCAAATAGTTTAGATATGAGGCATTCATATACACTCAAACACACTCCACaactaaaacattttcttctgatgtgCTTGAAATAGATACTAGAATAAAGTTTTCAGATAGGGCCAGAAATGTCTTTGAAAGCACATGATGAAGGTAACCTATTTTAACCACCCAGGGTGTTAGAAAATTCGGGGGTTTGTTTCCTCTACAAACATGCCATTAATCTTTAAGAGCTCCAACTATTTTTAATCATATCAGGAAATGAAAGGTAAGCTAGCCAAGGAGGAGGTAGGAAAACTTACTTCCTTCATGTGCCAGAGTACTGGCAGCACTGTCCCAGCTGGCTAGCACCAAAACCACCAGCCTGGACTAAATTTACTGGAGAAGTCTGCTGGGTCACAGAGACAGAGGGTAAAGAAGGGGATATCATCACAAGTAAATTCACTGGGGTAATGATCAAAGTTCATGTGCTGTTGAGCACTGGAGACATGGCCCTAAGCTACCCCTGTCTGCCAGGCCCTAGAGCTGTCTGGGTGGCTGGAGAGAACTCCTCCAGCTTTTCA comes from the Falco peregrinus isolate bFalPer1 chromosome 8, bFalPer1.pri, whole genome shotgun sequence genome and includes:
- the HDAC3 gene encoding histone deacetylase 3: MAKTVAYFYDPDVGNFHYGAGHPMKPHRLALTHSLVLHYGLYKKMIVFKPYQASQHDMCRFHSEDYIDFLQRVSPNNMQGFTKSLNAFNVGDDCPVFPGLFEFCSRYTGASLQGATQLNNKICDIAINWAGGLHHAKKFEASGFCYVNDIVIGILELLKYHPRVLYIDIDIHHGDGVQEAFYLTDRVMTVSFHKYGNYFFPGTGDMYEVGAESGRYYCLNVPLRDGIDDQSYKHLFQPVINQVVDYYQPTCIVLQCGADSLGCDRLGCFNLSIRGHGECVEYVKSFNIPLLVLGGGGYTVRNVARCWTYETSLLVDEAISEELPYSEYFEYFAPDFTLHPDVSTRIENQNSRQYLDQIRQTIFENLKMLNHAPSVQIHDVPSDLLSYDRTDEPDPEERGSEENYSRPEAANEFYDGDHDNDKESDVEI